Proteins from one Mus caroli chromosome 3, CAROLI_EIJ_v1.1, whole genome shotgun sequence genomic window:
- the Tspan2 gene encoding tetraspanin-2 — translation MGRFRGGLRCIKYLLLGFNLLFWLAGSAVIAFGLWFRFGGTMKDLSSEDKSPEYFYVGLYVLVGAGALMMTVGFFGCCGAMRESQCVLGSFFTCLLVIFAAEVTTGVFAFIGKDVAIRHVQSMYEEAYGDYLKDRARGNGTLITFHSAFQCCGKESSEQVQPTCPKELPGHKNCIDKIETVISAKLQLIGIVGIGIAGLTIFGMIFSMVLCCAIRNSRDVI, via the exons ATGGGGCGTTTTCGCGGGGGCCTGCGGTGCATCAAGTATCTGCTGCTCGGCTTCAACCTGCTGTTCTGG CTAGCCGGATCAGCCGTTATTGCATTTGGACTATGGTTTCGATTTGGAGGTACCATGAAGGATTTATCATCAGAGGACAAGTCCCCAGAGTATTTCTATGTGG GGCTGTATGTGCTGGTTGGTGCTGGGGCCCTGATGATGACTGTGGGTTTCTTCGGGTGCTGTGGAGCCATGCGTGAGTCACAGTGTGTGCTCGGATCA TTTTTTACCTGTCTGTTGGTGATATTTGCTGCTGAAGTAACCACTGGAGTATTTGCATTTATAGGCAAGGATGTA GCTATACGACATGTGCAGAGCATGTATGAGGAGGCCTACGGCGACTACCTTAAAGACAGGGCAAGGGGAAATGGAACTCTCATTACCTTCCACTCAGCA TTTCAGTGCTGTGGAAAAGAAAGCTCTGAGCAAGTCCAGCCCACGTGTCCAAAGGAGCTTCCAGGCCACAAG aattgcATCGACAAAATTGAAACCGTAATCAGTGCTAAACTGCAGCTCATTGGAATTGTTGGGATTGGGATTGCGGGTCTCACG